The stretch of DNA GAGTCAACTCCGTGCTCCAGGATGTGCTGAAGAAGGGCTCGGGTGTCTGGATCAACCCGAAGGTGCACGACAAGGTTCCTACGGCAGCCAAGACCGGAACATCGAACAACAACGGGTCCACCTGGGTGGTTGGTTACACCTCGGGACTTGCAACGGCTTCCTTCTTCGGGGACGCCCTGGAGGGCCAGAAGCGGGCAGGGCAGAACGTCACCATCAACGGAACCTTCTACCCACGCCTTGACGGCTTCATGATTGCCGGGCCGCAGTGGGCCAACTACATGGTGAACGTGGCTCCGCTCTACCCGGCTGCACCGTTCCCGCCGCCTCCTCCGGCCATGATGGGCTCGAATCCTTCGCCCACTCCCACCCGGTAACCACGCCCGAAGCCAAGGGGAACCAGGCAAGGGGCAGCCAGGCAGGGGGAAATCAGACAAGGGGAAGCCACAGGTCAGGGGCTATGGGCGGCAACCCGCTTTTCAGGGATGGAGTGGGTGTTCACGGCTCGTTCAAGCACCTGAACCGGCGGCTTCACCTGAACTCAAGCACCTGAACCGGCGGCTTCACCTGAACTGAGGGCTTTCCCCTGAACGGGTGGCCTCACCCGATCAGAGGGCATCCCTTGAGCAGTGGGTCTTACTGCCGTTGTGAAGGCGCTACCGGGGAGCGGCGGCACGCTTGCCCTGTACGTGTGGCCGGTGGGTGTTCGTGTTTCGACGGCATGCCGTTGCCCTGGCCCGGAAACAGTTGTGGCGCCCCACCGGGTGCTTCTTTGGTGTGGTTACAGGCTTCGCAGAGGCCCTGGCCGTTGGTGCTGGTGGTTGGGTGCGTCGCAGTAGGGGGTGCGGCAGGTGTCATCCCGTACCTGAATAAACCGGCGGAGCCCTGGCGGGAAGAGCCGGGCCTTGGAGTCCATCCCCACCAGCTCGCCACTGGCGGGTGCGGTGTAGAGCCGGCGCAGCCAAACTTTGAGTTCTTTGCTTTCCACGGTTCCTGCTGAGGGCGCGGTTCCCGGGCCGCCAAAACGAACGGCCCCCGTGCCGCTGTCTGCAGAATCATCTGATCCCGGGCCTGCTGGTCCTGGACCAGCCGCCACAAAACCGGTGGATCCTGCGCCAGCCATTTGCCCACCCAGGATGGCTTCCCTGGCCCATTCGCCTGGAACGATGCCGTAGCCGGTGAGGCGGGCGGGTTCGCTGTCGCCTTGGAAGAGGGTGCGGTCCGTCATGACGAGCTGGAGGTCGATGCCGGTGTAGCCGCCCGGGGTGCCGGTGATGCACTCCACGAGCTGATCGGCCATGATCGCTCCCTTGGAACGCTCATCACCGGAAGATTTCTGGGTGTCAGCGTGGCGCGTGAGGGCTGCGTAGGCGGCCACGCCTTGGGCGACCGGGAGCAGTGCCGTCAGGCGGGTCATCGTGTCAGGTGCCGGACGGAGGGTGATAGTCCGCTCACTTACGGCATGAGATGCCCGCTTCACGACCGACTGGGGGTCCCGCCGGTACGCTGCCGTTCGGACGCACGCGACAACGGCGCGGTCTCCGGCTCCGGTCAAGGTCCCGGTATCGGCTGCGATCTCCTCGTCCACTGCGCACCGGTCCTCGATGGACAGGCAGGCAGTTTCCTTCACCACCAAGGTGGCCCGCCACTCGTTCAACTGGCCCGATTCGAGCGCTGCCAGCGCGTGGGGCATCTCGGTGACCAGGGCTTTCCCCAAACCCAGCAGCCTGCCGCCCCGTGACGGCGACTCCCGCCGGGCGAGAGCGATTTCCGCGCCCACCCCGGCACCAAGCTCATCGGCGGGCACACCGGCTGCGGCCTGCTCCTGACGTGTTGCGAGGTCGTAGGCCACGGCGATCCGGGCCTGCTTCGCAGATACCGCAGACTTCAGTCCTCCAACTCCCGCATCTGGTCAATCATTCTTTGCCGGTCAGCAGCCACAGGAATGGAAGCCAGCGATGCAAGGACGTCAGGGACGGAAGGGACAGCACGGTTCCCCACCGGGACCGCCCCTATCGATAACTGATCCGCTTCCATAAACAAAGTCTTCCAGCAGGGTCAGACAAAACCCCGCTACCAACCTGGCTATGTGGATAACGCGGATATCCTTCACGGGCGCCCCGGCAGAGTGGCAGGATGGCGGGGTGGAAAGCCTCGAAACCAAGCGGCTGATCCTCCGCCCATGGGAGCCGGAGGACGCCGACTTCGTGCTGGACCTCTACTCCCGCTGGGAGGTGCAACGCTTTATCGGCAACCAACCACGCGTGATGAGGAAACGTGCTCAAGCTGAGGAACGGATCCTTACGTGGCGATCCATGGGCAACCCCTTCCACGGCGTCTGGGCCGTTCAGCTGAAAGAGCCAGCCCCTCTGCAGGACCCGGCCCTTCTGCAGGAGCCAGCCCAGCTGAAAGACCCAGCCCAGCCCCAGAACAGTCCGCCCCTGGCCGGCACCTTGCTCCTCAAGTCCATCCCGGCGTCGGGCGAAACGCTTCCGCTGCAGCCCTCGGGTGAGACCGAGATTGGTTGGCACTTCCACCCCGATCACTGGGGGCACGGTTACGCGTCGGAAGCAGCCAGCGCGGTCCTCGCCCACGCGTTCGACAACGGGCTGGACAGGATCGTGGCGGTCACGGCCCCGGCCAATACTGCATCACAGAGGGTCTGCCTGCGCATCGGAATGACCCACCGGGGACAAACCAACAGGTACTACAACGCAACCTGCGAGCTCTTCGAAGTCACATCACCCTAGCCCGGCCCCTTCCACAGACGCTGCCACCACGAGCGCGGCGGTTCCGGTTCCGGCGGCGGAAGCTCCTGGGCCCGGGCGGCACGGCGCTGACGCCACCGGTCCACCTCTTCGTCCACGTCCCGGGTCTTGGTGATCACCGGCGGGCCGCCCTGGAGCTGGCGCCGGGCGTCGATGACACGGCGGTTGAAGTCCTGCAGCATGTCCCTCACCTGTTGCTCGGTGTACTGCGCGTCCAGTTTGGCGTCCAGTTCGGCATCATGGGTGCGCAGCAGGAGGGCGGCCGGTCCGAGGCCACTGATGTTTTCCCGCTGGATGAGGCCCTTGACCCACCAGTCGGGGTCGTATGACTCCCCCAGGCCCGGGATCGGCTTGCCCGCATATTTGAGGTTGTCGAACTTTCCGTGCGCCATCGCATCCCGGACCAGGTATTCCGCCCGTGCGGCGTCGCTGACCTTTCGGCGCTTTTCACGCTCCTGCGCGTCAAGGGCGTCGAGCGCGGCTTCCTCCTCGGAACTGATGCCGGCTCCGCGGTAGGACCGGACCTCGGCGGCACGCTCCAGTCGCTTCCGGAAATCCTCCGCACCGCCGCTCATCGCCGCCACCACCCCTCGAAATGTTGCTTCCTTCCAGTATTCAGAAGCTTTTCGTCCGGTTCAACGCCCTCCCGCCAGCACGCATTCCGGGCGGTCCTGGACCTCCCGGCCGGGGGCGAAGGAATGCGTACGACGGCGGGAGGTGCCGCCGTCGTACGCTTTCCTTGGATGCCGTGAAGGTCAGGCGTTGGCGTGCTCGGCGAGGATGGCGTCGATCTGGCCGACGGCCTCCCGCATACCTTCCTCCATGCCCATCTGGACCATCTGCTCCATCTGTTCTTCGGATTCGAAGGTGGAAACGATGGTCATCCGGGTCCCCCCGCCGGTGTCCTCAAGGGTGACCGTGGCGTGGGTGGTGCCCATGGACTCGACCGGAGCCCCGTTTTCGTCGGCGAAACCGTCGTCGAACTCCAGCTTGCCGGGAGCCTCGATGGCAGTGAAGCGCCACCAGCCGCCGGCCTTTTCACCCTCGGGCCCGGTCATGTAGTAGCCGGCTTTTCCGCCGGACTCGAAATCGAACTGTTCAAAAGTGGCAGGCCAGGTGGGCGGACCCCACCAGCGCTCCAGCTGGCGTGGGTCTTCCCAGAGCTGCCAGACGCGTTCGACTCCAGCGTCGAACTCCGCAACGAGAATGAAGCTGAGCGCCTCAAGATTCTTGGTGGAACTGATAACCGGCATTGCAGAACCCTTTCCTTATCCTTCAGCCAGAATGTCAGCGATCCGGCCTACGCGCTGCCGCCAGATCGCCTCGTACTCATCGAGCAGCCGCCGGGCCTTTTGCAGCCCTTCGTGGTTACCGCGCACGATCTGCTCCCTTCCGCGCTTCTCCTTGGTGACCAGGGAGGCGCGCTCCAACACCGCCACGTGCTTTTGGACGGCAGCGAAACTCATGGCGTAAAGGCCCGCGAGGCCGGAGACCGAATACTCACCAACCATCACCCGCCGGACGATGTCCCGGCGCGTGGAATCGGCGAACGCCTGGAAAAGCCGGTCAAGTTCGGTTTCGCGGAGCTGATCTACAACCATCTGGTTGTACGATAGTCCTGGCGGGTACAGGTGTCAATGGGTTTCCTACAAGGAGCACCTGCGCAAGGAACGCTTGTACAACGAACACGCGGCCTGGATTGCCGTGGTGGCCGCCGTGGCTGCGGATGAGGGTACGGCGCTTTTCCTGCCCGACGGCGGAGCCCCGGTCTTCGAGGTGAGAGGCAGCGGCAGCTGTTGGGACATCCGCAGGACCAGGGGAAGGCTGGAGGGTGGCCGTCCGGACGGCAAGCGACAAGGTGCCTAAGCGTCGAAGTGTGTCTGGATGCTGGTGCCCTGCAGCTGTTCAATCAGTTCCGTGGCCACGTCCCGCAGCTTCCGGTTGCGGTTGCTGGAGACCTTGGTCAGGATCTCCATCGCTTCTGATTGCGAGCACCTGTTCTGCGCCATGATTACACCACACGCGAGGTTGATGGCGGTCCGGCTTTGCATTGCTGCTTCCAGGTCTTCCGCCCGGTTTTCCGCAGTTTTGATCCGGACCGACAGATGCAGCGTGCTGTGGGCGGCGGCGCCAAAACCCACGGCCTTGTCGTAGACGTTGGGGCTGAAGACGCCCGGCCTGGACGCGAAGAAGTTCAGTGCCGCGCTTGCTTCATTGTTGATTTCCAGGGGCACACCCAGCGAGCTGTAGACGCCTGACTCGGCGAATCTTTTGGCCAGCTCTGGCCACCGGGAGTCCGAGGAAACATCGTCGATAATCACCGGCGACATCTCCTTCAGGGCCCTCATGCAGGGCCCATCACCGACGGCCTGCTCGATGCGGTCGAGCTCGATGGCCCGATTGCTGCTGCCGGCAACCGTAGACGGCCTGCGCCGCAGCTTGACGGTCACGGCGCACTCAACGGCATCCCCCGACGCTTCGGAAACCGCTGCAGCGGCCAGCCCGGAGAGCCCCGACAGGAACTGCAGGCCATCCTCCGCCCCCACCAGGATGTCTTGAAGCTGCGCGACCGATTCGTTGTCCGATGAATTCGACATAGGCCCATCTTATGTGCCACCCATAAAAGCGGGGGCGTTGGAGTATTAGAGCTAGGGACGGTTGTGTTCCAGGGCTGCCGCCTCGGGTTCGTCCGAGGGCTTGGGCATCATCCTTTCCGATGCGCGCCGGATCGCTTCCCGGGCATGTGCCAGTCTTCGACTATCGAGTCCTGCCCCGTGCAGCGCAGCTTCCAGTTCGGTCATGGCATTGTGCAGTGCCGGCGCATCCGGGTGCTGGATAACAGCCGGCATGCAGGCATCAATGGCGGTCTGGAAGCTTTCCACGTCGCTTGGGTGCAGCCTTGGTGCAAGCCGGGTGAACGAGCGGACCAGTTCGGCACAGGTTTGGACCTGGCGCGACTCCGCACTGGCAATAACGAGGTTGGAGAGGGCCGAAAGTCCGCGGGCCACCGCTCCGTCCGTATAGACAATGGGAAGCTCCTCCCGATCCTTTGAACGGTCCGACCGGTCCCGTTCACCACTGATCAGCCAGCGCCCGAGGAGATCTGAGAGCGACCGCACAGCCACTATGGCTGTGCTGGGACTCTGGCCTGCGCTGGTGGCCGTGGCCCAGGCAATGTTCTCCAGCTGGTCCAAGGCATAGCCCGATTCCGCGTCAACGTCCCGAACGTCGTCGATGCCAAAAGCGGAGAGGACGTCTGCGTCGTACGAATCGTCATCTGCGTCCACCCCCACAACCCGCGCCACCACTTCGGCGAAGACGAGGTACTCACCGAGCCTGCCCTCGATGAGGATCTCAGCGTTCCTGCCGACCCGACGCGCCACTTCGGCCAGTTTGGGAAGGTCAATGGTCACCACGTATCCGCTGTCCAGCACCTTGACTGATCTTTCGGCTGCGCCCGGGAACGTCCGCCGTTCAACCCTGGTACTGCCCAACAGGCGCAGCTCGCTTTCCCTGGCCTCAAGGGCCAGTTCATGGATAGAGCGCATCACGGACTCGGGCCGCATCTGGTCGATGGTGGCGTGGATCAACATCAGCAGGACAACCAAGGCAACGATAGTCAAAAGCAAGGTTATACATGCGCCGTAAACAGGGGCCGGCCCCTCCTCCCGGGCAAGGCCGAGGACCAGGAAAGTGAAGGCGGAGGCGCCAACAAAAAAACCGAAGTAGGCCTGGTTCGGCTTGCGACGAAGAAACTGGTCCAGGACTACCGGAGTGAGGGAACTCGCTGTTTGCTGCACTGCAAGCAGCAGTACCGAGAACGTAATTGATGTGACGGTCAACAGGCTCGTTGCCACAGCGGACACGAAGTCGACCGCTCCGCCGCCAGGCACCAGGCTTTCAGCCGCGGCACGCAGCCCCGAGCGGCCGGTGGAGGAAGCATCCAGCACCGATACCACCACACCGGCAACGCAAAAAGAGATTGTAACCATCAGTGGCAGCCGCAGAAACTCGGCAACTCCGCGCTGAAGCCGGCTCGCCTCATGCATGCCGCCCGAGCTGCGGAGAGGATCCCGGAGCGCTGCTTTCCGCACCGCAGGTTTGTCCGTGTTACTCACCCGCCCACACCTCCGGATCTGTCCGTCCGTCCCCCATCCACGAATTAAGACCGCCTGCCTGACCACTTCGAATAACTACAAATACTGAGGATCAATGTTTACTTACCCGGCCGTCCGGGCCTTATTCAACGGGCCCGGACAGCAACGGATTCTTTGGCGAGCCAAGCGCCTATTCAGGAAGTTCCATCTGGAAACCGCACTGGCAGTGCAGTACCTGCGTGGTGAGGTAGACGTCCAAGGCGTCTTCAAACGGCCCGTCAGTGAAGGCCGGCATGCTGAGCCGGCGCAGTTCGGAGCCGGTTTTCCGCATGGGTTCCCCACAGTGGATGTAGTGCCTGCCGGAGGCAAGCACACCTTCGATGCGATTCCCGGGTCCCTCCGGATGGATGGACATTGCTATGCGGCGGCCGGGTAGCTGGACAGGATGTAGTCGGCCGCTGCCGGGCCCACCATCCGGAGTTTGGTGTCGTGGAGGTCGACGCCGGCCCGGTGCATCGCTGCGCGGAAGGCGACGTCCGTCTTGGCTAACATCCCCTGGAGCAGGCACCAACTGACGTAAAGCCCATAAAGGCAATCCGCAGACATAGGGCAGTCAGTGTCGAATTCCGGGACGGTTGCTTCAGCAAGGAACTTTGTGAAATGCGAGTCAGCCACGATGGCCCTCTTTCGCCGGTGTGCATTTTTCCGCCGTCTTGCTACAGCGGTCACTCCTGAAAGGCCCTGCACATGGCCCGGAGGGGTAAGTCATCAAAATAAGTGACGCCTACCACTAAGAATTTACGCACTGGCCGTACTTCTGTCCAATCGCATTTGTGGCGTACCCGCTGAACTCAAGGCATTACTCATCGAAGTGTGTACGCAGCGCGGGGTCCGGCGAGACTGATTCGATGACCCCTGCCGCCACATCCCGCAGCTTGACGTTGCGGCTGTTGGAGGCCTTCCTCAAAATGGCCATCGCTGCGGCCTGGCCGCATCGGTTTTGAGCCATGATCACGCCCACGGCAATGTCGATGGCCGTCCGCGACTTCATGGCAGCCTCCAGGTCCTCCTTCGCATCCCTCAACTGGGCCAGGCGCAGTTCAAGCCGGAGCGTTTTGGAAGACTGCTCGCCAAAAAACTCGGCCTGTGCGATGTCCCCAGGTGAAAAACCCTGAGCTGCCGATGAATAGACATTCAGGGCAGCCGAGGAGTCCCCCTCGAGTTGCAGGGGCACACTGAGGATAGAGCCGACACCATAGGCTGAGACTGCCTGGGAATACTCCGGCCAGCGGTGTTCGCTGGCAACATCTGCCACGTAGATAGTCTTTCCGGTCCGCATGGCCGCCAGGCAGGGCCCGTCACCATAGGCGTACTGAAGCTCATCCATGACCCGGGCCCTGGGCGTACTGGAAGCGACGGTGATGGGGCGCTTCCGGCGCACCACCGTCACGTTGCAGTGGAGTTCTCCGCCGGGCGGGGCCAGGAGGGAGGCCGAGAAAACCGCGAGTTCCTCGAAGAAGTCCTGGGCGTCAGCGGTTTGCAGGACGAGGTCCTGCAAACGGGATACGATCCCGTCCTGAATTGCAGCGGCAGCGGGCAAAACGTCTGCTCTGATGGGCAAAGAGGCTGTGTCGGGCTGGGCGTCCATTTCGATGTCCCTGAAATTGGGCTTCAACCGCAGCGGTTTCCCACGCGGCCTTTAGACGCCCACTTCCAAACGCTTTCCCCAGACTACATCGAGTCGACGTTCTTACGGAAAGCCGCTGTGCGGAACCCGGCGCGGCGGCATCTGCAGGGGCTATGCTGGTAATGGATCGAAAAAGTTTTTCCGGTCCGGCCCAGCAGGGGGCATCCCACAGCAATGTCCGCCGCAGAAGGTTGGCTACCATGCCACAACAGCTCCCCCTGGATGATCTCACTCTCGCATTGGCCCGCATTAATGACCTGCTCCTGACCGAGGAGAAGGTAGACAGGGCCGTCCAGTTGCTTGCCGAAGGCATCCGTGATGCCTTTCCCGGAAGCTCCGGTGCCGGCGTATCGCTCCTGGACGAAAAGGGCACCAGAACCAGCACAGGAGCCACGGACCCCGTTGTCCTGGAGGCAGATTCTGCCCAGTACGAGCTCGGCCAGGGACCATGCCTTACCGCCTGGGCCAGCGAACG from Pseudarthrobacter siccitolerans encodes:
- a CDS encoding GNAT family N-acetyltransferase; this encodes MESLETKRLILRPWEPEDADFVLDLYSRWEVQRFIGNQPRVMRKRAQAEERILTWRSMGNPFHGVWAVQLKEPAPLQDPALLQEPAQLKDPAQPQNSPPLAGTLLLKSIPASGETLPLQPSGETEIGWHFHPDHWGHGYASEAASAVLAHAFDNGLDRIVAVTAPANTASQRVCLRIGMTHRGQTNRYYNATCELFEVTSP
- a CDS encoding DnaJ family domain-containing protein encodes the protein MSGGAEDFRKRLERAAEVRSYRGAGISSEEEAALDALDAQEREKRRKVSDAARAEYLVRDAMAHGKFDNLKYAGKPIPGLGESYDPDWWVKGLIQRENISGLGPAALLLRTHDAELDAKLDAQYTEQQVRDMLQDFNRRVIDARRQLQGGPPVITKTRDVDEEVDRWRQRRAARAQELPPPEPEPPRSWWQRLWKGPG
- a CDS encoding SRPBCC family protein, with the protein product MPVISSTKNLEALSFILVAEFDAGVERVWQLWEDPRQLERWWGPPTWPATFEQFDFESGGKAGYYMTGPEGEKAGGWWRFTAIEAPGKLEFDDGFADENGAPVESMGTTHATVTLEDTGGGTRMTIVSTFESEEQMEQMVQMGMEEGMREAVGQIDAILAEHANA
- a CDS encoding ArsR/SmtB family transcription factor, with product MVVDQLRETELDRLFQAFADSTRRDIVRRVMVGEYSVSGLAGLYAMSFAAVQKHVAVLERASLVTKEKRGREQIVRGNHEGLQKARRLLDEYEAIWRQRVGRIADILAEG
- a CDS encoding GAF and ANTAR domain-containing protein, with product MSNSSDNESVAQLQDILVGAEDGLQFLSGLSGLAAAAVSEASGDAVECAVTVKLRRRPSTVAGSSNRAIELDRIEQAVGDGPCMRALKEMSPVIIDDVSSDSRWPELAKRFAESGVYSSLGVPLEINNEASAALNFFASRPGVFSPNVYDKAVGFGAAAHSTLHLSVRIKTAENRAEDLEAAMQSRTAINLACGVIMAQNRCSQSEAMEILTKVSSNRNRKLRDVATELIEQLQGTSIQTHFDA
- a CDS encoding DUF2254 family protein, with the protein product MHEASRLQRGVAEFLRLPLMVTISFCVAGVVVSVLDASSTGRSGLRAAAESLVPGGGAVDFVSAVATSLLTVTSITFSVLLLAVQQTASSLTPVVLDQFLRRKPNQAYFGFFVGASAFTFLVLGLAREEGPAPVYGACITLLLTIVALVVLLMLIHATIDQMRPESVMRSIHELALEARESELRLLGSTRVERRTFPGAAERSVKVLDSGYVVTIDLPKLAEVARRVGRNAEILIEGRLGEYLVFAEVVARVVGVDADDDSYDADVLSAFGIDDVRDVDAESGYALDQLENIAWATATSAGQSPSTAIVAVRSLSDLLGRWLISGERDRSDRSKDREELPIVYTDGAVARGLSALSNLVIASAESRQVQTCAELVRSFTRLAPRLHPSDVESFQTAIDACMPAVIQHPDAPALHNAMTELEAALHGAGLDSRRLAHAREAIRRASERMMPKPSDEPEAAALEHNRP
- a CDS encoding GAF and ANTAR domain-containing protein; translated protein: MDAQPDTASLPIRADVLPAAAAIQDGIVSRLQDLVLQTADAQDFFEELAVFSASLLAPPGGELHCNVTVVRRKRPITVASSTPRARVMDELQYAYGDGPCLAAMRTGKTIYVADVASEHRWPEYSQAVSAYGVGSILSVPLQLEGDSSAALNVYSSAAQGFSPGDIAQAEFFGEQSSKTLRLELRLAQLRDAKEDLEAAMKSRTAIDIAVGVIMAQNRCGQAAAMAILRKASNSRNVKLRDVAAGVIESVSPDPALRTHFDE